The Hippopotamus amphibius kiboko isolate mHipAmp2 chromosome 13, mHipAmp2.hap2, whole genome shotgun sequence sequence CTCAGCTTGATCCTCCTGAAAAGTGCTACGTATGAATCTTCAGCAACTCCAACTTGTTGCCTACCAGCAAAGTCCAGGTGTACCAGGAGGGCACTTACTAGTGTGGACTCCTAAAATCTGACCTCTAACTGCCTTTATGTCCCTGGGTCTTGACATTTGTCTTCATGTATGCAACCTTCCTAGTGTCCTAGAGTACTCACAGCCAGATCCAACCTTGCGTTCCCTGAGTCTGCCTTAGCTCACAGCTTTCTCCCTGCCTGGGAGGGGACGGTGGGGGAGGGAAACGACTTCAGCTTGCTTGCTTTCTAACgcctttattgaggtataattgatatacaaagagCTACACATATTGTGTACAATTTGATGCATTTGGACATACACAAACACCTatgataccatcaccacaatcatagctttctttctttttcaaacaacAACTAACAGATTTTGAGAACCTATAtgggtcaaaaataaaataatataaaaaatattttcccgtCTTCCAGCCTGTCCTCCAGGTACCCAACATTATACTGCCCCAATTCCTTGGTAACCCCTTTTATTAGTTTCTTGTATATCATTCCAGGATACCTATGTGAATATAAACACattaatatatattcttatttaccCCCATTTTTACATGAAAAGAAACATGCCATAAAGATGATTCTTCACCTTGCTCTTTTAATAAGTTGTATTaagtggtctctctctctctctctctctctcagtacaTGGATGTTTCCTCATTCTTTGGTTTTTTATAGCTTCATAGGGTTCCATCATATTCTTATACTAAAATGTATTTAATCCCTTGTTGATATACATGTCATATTGCACATGGGCAAGAATATCTGGGGTTTGAGGGTCAAAGAGTACatattatttgaaatttcaaTAGATACTGTTAAAATGCCTTTTAGCTTTTTTAACTGATGCTTTTCAAGTATCCAAAGAGCAGCTCAAAATCCTCTTTCCCTGTTCTCCTCAAGATAAAGGAAGCTCTCTTAATCTCCTGCTGTGTGTCTGTATCGCTCATTTAACAATTACAGCCTCCTCTGTGTATATGTTTTCCTATCTGTGTTACTTCAACTAAAGTGAAAGAGCTCAGGTCTTTACTTCATGTCCTCAGAACTTAGTCTGGTATCTATGGACACATCTGCTCATTGATCAaatgttcatgtattttgtaCAAGAAGAGAAATCTCTGCTATGGACCTGAAAATAAGATGGTTGTCTGCTAGTCCTTGTTAGTGTTTTATTGAGACAAAGCTCTCTGGAGGGCAGATGGTCCCAGGCAGGCACCacaaatccaatttaaaaatatttattgagcatcagaAATGTAAAGACACAGTGTGAGAGGCTGGAGAGGAAACAGAATGAACAAGACATAGGATGGGTCCTGATGAAACTTTTTCCCAAGTTTATTTGGCCTGTacaatgctttaaattttttcaaaaatttttgtaattgtgatgttatatacatatataaaagtacaCAGATCTTAAGTATACAGGTGAAATGAtcacaaaatgtatttgaaacatttttagttGGTCACCAAACTTTTAAAGATCTCTTGAAAAACCAGCTCTGGTAATAGCTTCCCTCTTTAGGTACTCACTCCTCAATTTCCCTAATCCCTATTCCCTGAATTCATTTACGTTTGAAATCCCTCGTCCTCAATAAAGTAGGGTGCCTGGGTATCTGGGAGGAAGATGGGGTTTCTTGGGGGCTTGGAAGATTAGAGATAAGAAGATTGAAAAGAAACTAAACAGCATCAATTGACCCCTGGACTGCTCATCCACtgaatgtttactttaaaaaaaaaaattttaatattattgttgttattattggctgcattgggtctttgttgctgggtctttgttgctgcacacgggctttctctagttgtaggtggttggggggtgggcaggactctgttgtggagcaagggctctaggtgtgcaggcttcagtagttgcagcatgcgggctcagtagttgtggcacacgggcttagttgctccgaggcatatgggatcatcctggaccagggatcaaacctgtgtcccctgcattggcaggcggattcttaaccactgcgccaccagggaagtccctgaatgtttacttttaacaaagttaaaacatttttagaaaatcagCTTCATATTCTGCATTTTAATCTCTTCAAGGGCTGTGTTTTATCTTAGTCTCAAATAACATTGTTGGTGGTTAAATACGGAAAGcattagtttatattttaaagtgtaaaattaaaACACTTGATGAATCTGTAGCTTGAGCTGTCTGTCAAAGCCATGACTGAGAACAATACccaattctaaaaatgtttttctgatgttgtcacagaatagattttaaaactggAGCCATCTGCCTTCCAAAGTTTATCTCTGCTACACCTGTGCTCAGAAATACTTCTGCCTACACACAGGAACTATTGTTTAAAGATTTTGCTGTTGATTCATCATCTAGCCTCTCCAGGAATTAttcacacttttaaaattattttttttaatgcattcacatgtaaaaaagaaatcctacaaagtcatataaaaattaaatcccTTCTCGTCCTCTATCTGCAATCTCTCTCACCAGAAACAGCCACTATTACCAGTTTCTTGTGGACCCTTCCAGtgaatacacaaacacatatatatgtgatgggtgtacatacacacacagcctccTCTTTTCTACACAAATGACAGCAAACTATGTGCGTCTCTGcacctgttttgttttcattttatttaacatatctaaggggattttttttgttatcaGTATAAACATCCACACTGTTCTTTTGGCTGCATATTATTACATTTAATgaatgtttcataatttaataTCTCTTACTGGTGAAGGTTTAGGTTTGTAATCTTTCTACTACAAGCAGCACTGTTAAGAACATCCCTTTAGATTTATCTTTGTGCGTGGGTACACATGTATCTATAAGATGAATTCCTAGAACTGGAACAGTGGGGTCAAAAAGGTATGTGCCTTTTGAATATTGTCTTATTGCCCAGCTGCCCTGCAAAGAgtgtaccagtttgcattccaTCAATGTGCATAAGTGCAATGTCTCAACACCCTtaccatcactaattatcaggtcTTTGATCTTTGCCAATCTAATAATTGAAAATGATACCTTAttgtgatttccatttgcgtTTCTCTTGTTATGATCCAGCATTATCTTGTCCAGGAAGAACACTAGCTCAGGGATGCCAGGCAGATCCACTGGGGCTCCACTTGTTACACATCATCATCACCTGCACtgcttttctattcctttttctctttttcttttccttggaacAAAAGTACGAcagacttatttaaaaataaaaaaagtcctCATGGGGAAAGAAACATTGCAGATATAATAACTAAattacactttaaaacaaaaacaaaaatctgtaccTTTTTCTCTGACCCATCTCATTCTCTTTTCTGGCACTACatcttttaaatcttcttttctttcttttccttttaccagTACCTCTTACTAGTCAGAGGCATGAACGCTTCAGACTTCCTTCTGTCTGAAcaggtttttcaaaaaaaagttcTCTGAGAGTTATTGGCTTATTTCCCTGGTAGTACCTGAAAATTATTTCTACTCAACAATCTGGCAGTAGAATGCCAGTTCTATGAGGGCAAGGCTTTTCTCTGCTATAACCCCAGCCCCTAAAACAGTGCTTGATACAAGAgacactacatatatatatacacacatatctatacacatgtatatatattatagtaAAACCTacctaatataaaatttaccactaatcattttaaatgtacagctcagtggcattaagtacatttacatttcaataattttcttttggACTAATGAATGAGTAGTGGTCCTGGTTATTTGTCCCTGAAAATTAATAAGAGCCAGACAGTGCTTTTAATTCACATTGTTCTTTCCTCCAGACGAAGTCATACGGAAGCGTCTCCTAATTGATGGAGATGGCGCAGGTGATGACCGGAGAATTAATCTGCTAGTGAAAAGTTTCATTAAATGGTGCAACTCTGGATCCCAGGAAGAGGGGTATTtcattttgctgttgtttctcTACTAATGTCctgatgtgactttttttttttagaccatATGAATAGCCCTgttaatatttcacattttcactCACCTTATATGTCCAGTGGAGTCAATTCTCTGTTAGTCCAGAGTAGATTTTTCTGGCCTTCTCTTCAGAGGcctgaattatatttattaaaatgtgcaGAAGGCATAGTGGTAAGAAGCAATGAAGATTAAATTCAGACTCATTACTTTGGTCGCTTTTAAAAGCAGATACGTGTTTAGTAAGACAAAATagctaaataaaattttctctttttttaacataCTAATAAAAGTTGCTGCCAGGTTTTAtatatttgatgatttttttcacctaaaaattttttttatcatttgaattAGCTTTTCACATAAATAATTGTATAGAGTGAAAAAATAATGAGAACAGAAGTGTgaagataaaaacattttaaaaaggattttaaacaaaattcaacaaatagttGTTTGAATTAAGCTTATATTGCTAGGAACTACCATCTTTGCATTTGTAACTGATACAGTTTATAAATTCAAGTAAAccaaatttggaaaaagaagacaTCAGGGacaaatattctaaattttttgaaataaagaaaatgattctcTCAGAACCTGGTAAAATTTACTTAGCAAATCTGTGCCTGCATTATAATAACTCAGCTGGAAATCTACAAaaatctttattctctttctcttgcttttccaTTAGATACAGCCAGTACCAGCGTATGCTGAGCACACTGTCCCAATGTGAATTTTCAATGGGCAAAACTTTGCTGGTATATGATATGAatctcagagaaatggaaaattatgaaaaaatttacaaagaaatagGTAAGGAAACTTAAGTAATTATTGTTTCtatctgtaattttaatttttatggtctAAGGGAAACAATATCTGCTAACATTTTTCTTTGGTTAGTGGTAAAATAATAACGTTAATAGAAAGAATGTATTCTAATATGGTATAGTACTTTGGGTTacagctattttttaaatgtcagcgTCTATTTTATTACCAAtgaaacttaatttaaaaaaacagatttgaAATTGAAAATGATTGGAGATTGTACATGTTGTTataactatctttaaaaaaaaacaccttttatATAGAATGTAGCATTGCTGGAGCACATGAAAAAATTGCTGAGTGCAAAAAGCAAATTCTTCAAGCAAAACGAATTCGAAAAAATCGCCAAGGTAAGGGTTTTGTAGGATTTAGTGTGCAAATACTTTATTACTGACTAGTATTTTCGTGCAGTATTTAATGTTGGGAGGTGAAACCTTCAGCTAGAATCAACctgaattataaaaaagaattaggaGTCAAACTTAATTCTTTAAAActatattattctttaaaatagcaGAGAAGGAAGGTcatgctgaaaaaaatttttgttattgttagcTTATATTGATTAAACAAGTATTTAAGTATTTGGTTTTTTTTACTGTGCTCAAACCCCTTTGCCTAAATAGTGTTATGGATAAGCAAAGGTAATTTATACAGGTACACTAGATTTAAGGATTTGCTTGTTTAGTCCATaacaactatttcaaaataattttaatggcaGGGGCATTGCTCCTCCTATAATGTAAAtcgaaagaaagataaaaaatataatgtatagTCACAGTTGTGACATATACATGAAAAACAAGAAGGATATAGAATAGAAAATGTTAATGGTTATTTTGAGGTAGTGGGGTTTTATGAcctaggtttttgtctttttttttaaacactgagcATGTATTATTTTGTAATCCAAAAAATTCTTATGAAAAATCACACTTATATTGAATTAATACACTGATTGCCAAACAATGAAAGTAAAATCTTTTTAATGAGCTAATGAAGATGATGTTTAAgtctttatttgtaaaagatTGTTTTTGAATTCAGTCTAAAATGCATATGGTCAGGATGCAGTGGCCAATTTAGAGCAAGATATAGCAACTTATTTAAGAATTAATGTCAAtgctaaaatcatttaaaaatgctttacagTGTTTTTGTTGATTAA is a genomic window containing:
- the THOC7 gene encoding THO complex subunit 7 homolog isoform X2 produces the protein MGAVTDDEVIRKRLLIDGDGAGDDRRINLLVKSFIKWCNSGSQEEGYSQYQRMLSTLSQCEFSMGKTLLVYDMNLREMENYEKIYKEIECSIAGAHEKIAECKKQILQAKRIRKNRQEYDALAKVIQRHPDRHETLKELEALGKELEHLSHIKESVEDKLELRRKQFHVLLSTIHELQQTLENDEKLSEVEEAQETSMETDPKP
- the THOC7 gene encoding THO complex subunit 7 homolog isoform X1, coding for MMGAGTKSDYREGDEVIRKRLLIDGDGAGDDRRINLLVKSFIKWCNSGSQEEGYSQYQRMLSTLSQCEFSMGKTLLVYDMNLREMENYEKIYKEIECSIAGAHEKIAECKKQILQAKRIRKNRQEYDALAKVIQRHPDRHETLKELEALGKELEHLSHIKESVEDKLELRRKQFHVLLSTIHELQQTLENDEKLSEVEEAQETSMETDPKP